Proteins encoded by one window of Macrobrachium rosenbergii isolate ZJJX-2024 chromosome 57, ASM4041242v1, whole genome shotgun sequence:
- the LOC136836977 gene encoding ERC protein 2-like — translation MCMDIAQFFTYFMALDDSGRPEDSRTYKDHDMVDDDSDCLDDDDSDCEDDNSDYEEVDDSDDAVKKNANILRLEEENTAKARMIKELNEKVDILAEGRLLMERNITDLERLLQEKEKQMCSLPAEMESLRKEIALKEKDTQRLTKENEDKDSKIIILESTAVVLEMEKETLYHNLKEMESDRDRTRIQLHKLNENLESLRRENKMKQNHFENLQKENDDKDLRINDLIEKLEILNNVSQRADENLKQLEQCKKEMVEAQKEVGKLEEQNFQKDRRFSDWRMNAPRSKIWSSAC, via the coding sequence ATGTGCATGGACATTGCTCAATTCTTTACGTATTTCATGGCTCTGGACGACTCTGGGCGTCCAGAGGATTCTCGAACTTACAAGGACCACGATATGGTAGACGACGACTCAGATTGtttagatgatgatgattcgGATTGCGAAGACGACAATTCAGACTATGAAGAAGTCGACGATTCGGACGACGCagttaagaaaaatgcaaacatcTTGAGGCTTGAGGAAGAGAACACAGCGAAGGCTCGAATGATAAAAGAACTGAATGAGAAAGTAGATATCCTGGCTGAAGGAAGACTGCTCATggaaagaaacataacagacCTGGAACGACTCCttcaagaaaaggagaaacaaatgtGCTCATTGCCAGCTGAAATGGAAAGTCTTCGAAAAGAAATAGCGCTCAAGGAGAAAGATACTCAGAGGCTCACAAAGGAAAACGAAGATAAAGACTCTaagataattattttggaaagtaCGGCAGTAGTTCTCGAGATggaaaaggaaacgttatatcacaatttgaaggaaatggaaagtgACAGAGACAGGACCCGCATCCAATTACACAAGCTGAACGAGAACTTAGAAAGTCTCCGACGAGAGAACAAAATGAAGCAGAACCACTTTGAAAATCTGCAGAAGGAAAATGACGACAAAGACTTGAGGATAAACGatttaatagaaaaattagaaattctcaACAATGTTTCTCAGAGAGCTGACGAAAATTTGAAACAGCTCGAACAATGCAAGAAGGAAATGGTAGAGGCACAGAAGGAGGTAGGAAAGCTGGAAGAACAGAACTTCCAGAAGGATAGGAGATTCTCCGACTGGAGAATGAATGCTCCCAGAAGCAAAATTTGGTCGTCGGCCTGTTGA
- the LOC136836976 gene encoding nucleolar protein 58-like has translation MWEKYINCTEDFKDLEKKKKKKKKKKKKKKKKKKKKKKNENKTKDKKDKKNKKKKNKKKKRNKKKKQKKKKKKKKKLKNKNRSNNKKKRRSKNKNKKKKEKKKDKKKKEKKKKDKKKKKRKKQKKKKKAMMHYQAALLWLNGVKFVLISQPSSSSSPYLLPSLLLPSLML, from the coding sequence ATGTGGGAGAAATATATTAATTGCACCGAAGACTTCAAAgacctggagaagaagaagaagaagaagaagaagaagaagaagaagaagaagaagaagaagaagaagaagaagaagaacgagaacaAAACCAAGGACAAGAAggacaagaagaacaagaaaaagaagaacaagaaaaagaagaggaacaagaagaagaagcagaagaagaagaagaagaagaagaagaagttgaagaacAAGAACAGGagcaacaacaagaaaaagaggaggagcaagaacaagaacaagaagaagaaggagaagaagaaggacaagaaaaagaaggagaagaagaagaaggacaagaagaagaagaagaggaagaagcagaagaagaagaagaaggcgatgATGCATTACCAAGCAGCCTTACTCTGGCTAAACGGCGTCAAATTCGTTCTTATTAgccagccctcctcctcctcctccccctacctccttccctcccttctccttccttctctgaTGTTGTAA